Genomic DNA from Perca fluviatilis chromosome 12, GENO_Pfluv_1.0, whole genome shotgun sequence:
CTACAGAGGCTTTAGGAGCAGGGAGGCAAAGGGGGTTCTGAACCTCAGAGTGCCATCCCGCTCAGGAACAAAGAGACgggcatttaaaaaacaaacacgaTAACCATGTTAGGATTTGTTTTTCCTGCTTGAATAAAGACTACATTGTAGCTGTGTGCAGACTAGCGCTCTGTAGCAACCTTTGAGTACAGGGATATTTGGGGGGCCAAATCAAATAATGTTTTATAACAGACTCTCTGGATCCACACATGCATGATGCTCTGTCCAGCTGACACAACACAGGGTATGAGATGAAAAGAGGACGGGTTCACCATGGATCAGTTCCACATGGCCTTCAAATGGAGCAACAAAACAGCACAGTGCAGATGACCATATAACCAGCGCAGGCATCCAGCACACCTGCCCCATACACATTTAATACCTATGAAATTAAATTAGATAATTGATACACAAAAAGTCTCTGATAAAAATTAAAGCTACCAAAGGACAACATGCAACTGTGCAACATTGCTTTTTCCCTTTTGTTTTCCCTTTTAAGAGTAGTTTCCCCCCCCAAAGAACAAAACTAGAACATGATACACAGATCATGGTCTTTATTTCCAAATGGTACAAAGCCGGAATTAGTGAgattaaataatacaaaatagaacaatggaaaaatgtgttttacggCAGGCAGGGGTTCCAGTAAGTTTCCTCAGGGTGTGGGGCGTTTAAGCTGGTCCAGTTTGCGTCGCAGCATGTTATAGTTGTCTCTGGTCCCAGGAGCCTCAGGGTCCAGCTTTAGAGACAGCTCATAGTGTTTCTTTGCCAGCTCCAGCTTTCCCCAGCGAtgatacaacacagctgaggaAAAATAGAAACGCTGTTCAAGCTCAGAAGCAGCGACCATTCTATTAATTTAGTGCATGCAATGCAGGTCAGGTAGGCTGCACAATATTGCTTCTGCTAGCATTCAAAGTTATTCTTTTAGCTTTATAAGTTATAAGTTATTCCTGATCGCCTGGATTCTCTCGTCAACTCTTTAAAATATATGTGAAACAACCAAAGTTGCAGTAGCTTACCTAAATTGCCATGGCAACTAGCAGCATTTGGGTTGATTCGGAGAGCATGAAGGAAGAAGCCCTCTGACTCctgaggaaaaaaataacagagaATTATCTTATACTTGTACCACTCCTGACTTAGGACcctgtaagggggaaaaaaatcatcgCCATGCATGAAAAATAATATTCTGAGTTGAAATGTTTATACTGACTAACCTTATATTTCTGTAATTTCCCCAGGACATTAGCCAATGAAAACATGATAGTGTGGTCGTTGGGGAGGAGCTTCAGAGCCTCTCGGCCGATCAGCTCAGCTTGACCCAAGTTACCTTGAAGACAGAACAGACAAGTACAAACATTGTCAAGATATTCATTTTTAGTAAGTAGCTTAAGTGTAAGCTACACAACATGGTAGCCAACATATATGCTACTAAAACGGTGTGTTAACATTCATACAGTTCAACAAAACAAATCCAGAGATACAACTGTGATAACAGCTGGTATAGAAAGAATCTGAGTGCTTGCTGTATTTGTCAGCAGTGTCTAGAGCAGAGTTTTTCCCTCTCCACACATGGAGGAGCGGTTTAGTCTCCTAATTAAGGTTGAACACAAGGCCCACTGGGTTATTGATCTCTGTCACAGACCCGGCTGATGTCTGGCGAgaaatggagaaagagagagagagagacagacagtcagagagacaggcagagagacaatGACAGTCACGTCCTGAGTCATGGCCTGTGCCCTTCAGACACAGCTTGCCAACATGTGACTACATGTGTGACTGTGTCTGAGCACCTCTGCCTGGATCTACACTGATTCTGCCTTTTGTTTGTGTAatgatcaaaacaaaaaaagggggtgggggggagagaCACCAAAGGGAAAAGAATATTCCCAATTCCTTGCTTTTTGAAAATGACACCTATTGTTCTtcttttctctattttttttgttgtttggtaGGGGGCTGGGGAGAGGGGTAGAATTATTTCTGTCAGATTTGGGGAACAAATGCGGTGGGGGGACTCTGAGGGGGCGCTGTTCTGGCTGTGCTTGCCCACGTTTGATCAGGAACATACTGGGCCCTGATTGGATAGTTCCAGTGCCCTCCTGGGAGACTCCGCCCCCACGGGAGCAGCTTCTGACAAAACGGCTCGAGCGTTTGGAAATCAGAGCATTCTCCACACGGCAGGGAAGAGTGCCTTCAAAACTCACTACACAAAGCTTTAATACATAAATTTCAAGCATTGCTGATTCCTGCTCTTCCGGTCTAATCTTGTTGGCCATTTAGATTTCCTGCCTTTCCAAAATAACAACGCTGTGTTTCTTGGCTGTTAATGCTGGAACAAACTGCACCCAGAACAGAGAGTTCTTTGAAAGTAAAGTGACTCAAAAACTCCCATCAATTCACAAATGGGTAAAGCTTTGTTACTTactattattaaattattattagtattttattacaaaaatgttatagctgtattattactattaatgcTACTATATTATTTACATGGTAtcacaaatatatattaatatttctgATGCAAACACACCTTTCAAAAGTTGTAAAGTCTAGTGTAACTCtgttttaaaacaccattgGCAGGTTCCAATCACAGAGGTGTAAGTTGGTTTtatgtattgtactgtatgtatagtatgtgcgtgcatgcgtgtgtgtgcattttgtcAATACCAGTGTTGTCCAGCAGTATGACCATGTTGTTCCAAGCCAGACTGTGGTCAGGTTTTAGCACAGTTGCATTCCTCCATGCGTTCAGGGCATCCACATGTCTGTTCAGGTCTGCATACTATCACGacaagagagaaatattgttatAAAATTCCCCTTTCTCTCTGTATGGCAGAAAACAACCAATATACAGTAGGTTTAAATGTTAGTGTCCAAGTTGTAAAGAAGCACCATCAAAAACTGACTATAACCCTTATTTCTGTTTGTGATATGCATACCgccactgtttttttgtttattttttaaacagcagCACCTGCTAAACAGTGTTTACACCCTGAAGTCTCACCAAGCGTCCTAGGTTATAGTAGCAGTCTGGGTATTTTTTCCTGAAGCGGATGGCATTCCAATAGCTTTGCTCTGCTTCCTCAAACTTCTGCAGGCTGTTTTGAACTATACCCAGATTCATCCAAGCTGCAGCAAAGTCAGGCCTGCAcggattaaaaaaatacaaagctaTCAGTAGGGAGATATTTCAAGATACCTTGAGTCTGTGAAATAAAGTGGTTGTCTTGTTTGTAGTAAGATGTGTATTCCTATGTGTTGGGCAACATACTGAATAGAAACAGCTTTGGACAACAGCTGCTCTGCCTCGATCAGTTCATTCCTCTCCTTCAGGATATTCCCTAGGTTGTTCATGGCATGGACGTAGGTAGGATGTAACCTGAAAGCCACAGAAAAATGCAGTTAACATGACTCAGccctctctcacatatactgcAATATTTCAACAAGCATGTAGCTGATTGTATTCCTAATGCACATGAGGAGACATACCTGACTGCCTCTCTGTAATATGCGATAGCAGCGGTAGAGTTTCCTCTGTCAGCCAGGTTCTTACCAACATTATAATGGACCTGAGGAATCAGTCATCAACACGTAAGGCATCAGAGTGTGACTTTAATTGATTGGCTGCTGTTTATTTCCACATGTGGACAAATATTTTACTGATACATGCTGTAAAAAGGcaggcaaaaaacaaacaaaaacagatattTACCTTGGCATTaaacggacagacagacagggcaCTGGTGAAGAGGCTTTGCTCTGATCGCCACTGGTGACTGCGGAGAGCACAGCgagctacaaacacacacaacagcgcAAGCACCGACACACACAGTAGCTTCTGAAATggggaagaaaacaaaacagaaaaagaagacaACAATGTACTGTAAATTACACCATTATTACAGTTAcgcttaaaaataaattattaacaGTTTGCAAATATTCTATTTAACACATGGACACCACCTGCTGTTATCATCCCTTTGTAGGTGAGTCATTGGTCTTTTCTCATGTCTGTCCCTGCTCTTCATCACTGAGCTACTGAATCGTTAAAGCTGCCTTAACAGGTGGTGAAATAAAAGAGTTTAAAACCAAGACAGTGTGACCTGGTGGCGTACAGAAATAAAAAGATCACTGGGTTGGAATCATTGCTGGAAACTGAGGGTTTAACAGGATGTGGTAACCTTTACTTTGGTGCAATCTTTTTGGTATGATTTAGCCCTACCCTGTATTTGGACCAGCGGCAGCAGCAGTGTCCCACGGAGTAGGCCAGCAGTAGGCAGTAGCCAGCTGAAGACAGGTAGAGAACTCTCTCAGCAATGACGAAGCCCACCctgaaaaaaatgttacagGCCGGCAGAAAAGGGACCACCAGCAGCACTAGGCCCAAGGTCAGTGTCCTGGCAGGGAAAGAAAAAGGTGACAGAATGCCAAAGGATTATATACAAATCAATGACACTCCAAAATGTCAGTTTGACACTGTATGGTAATTAAATTTAGGCTGAGAAATGCAGGTTCAAAAACCCACTCCAAAACCATCCTAAACACAGGAAACTCTCCTTGTAAACCACACACTCAGTCTGTCTCTAAACCAGCAGAACATTTTAAAACTCAATCGAGACGTGGTACTCTGGTCACACTGCGGTGGATATGGTACAATTTTCATAATCAAGTGTAAGTCTAGAGAGGCCAACATGTACTTCATCTCATCTACAGCGAGTGTGAGATGGCTGTGCTCGCTTACCTCCTTCTCTGGCGGTCCTGCGAGCATAAGGCTTGGCTTATCAAGCCTATCAGGACGcaccagagcagcagcagccacaccATCCTCCAATCAGTGGCTGACTTAATGAGAGGCACACAGCCCATGGACCAATcaaaacacagccaccaggGACACAGCAGCAGCCAGGCATTCAGAGAGTAGTAGTAATTATAGTTCACCATCTGCCAATCAAAGAGGAACAGGGGAGGTGCAGAATGGGAGAGAGTAGGGGAAGATGAGAGAAGAAAAGCATTT
This window encodes:
- the tmtc4 gene encoding LOW QUALITY PROTEIN: protein O-mannosyl-transferase TMTC4 (The sequence of the model RefSeq protein was modified relative to this genomic sequence to represent the inferred CDS: deleted 1 base in 1 codon), whose product is MTKDPVHHGVIEVYWDHHIPLPKLAPVQAKVTVALGALLCFINSYDGEFVFDDSEAIVNNKDLKPTTPLNNIWSNDFWGSNLSSNSSHKSYRPLTVLTFRLNYLLAGGLHPVGFHVLNIILHAVISALMIDVFAILIGGLAYDVKGRILNHAPKTSLLAALFFATHPVHTESVAGIVGRADLLCALFFQLSFLTYCKAFSRGSERDDRFSVQWVVVSLLLCAAAMLCKEQGITVLGVNAAFDVLLICNVNVYELSQRLLLRKIPLDVSEILRMGLLTRLALMGLGGLFMLYARWRIMGTGPPAFTEVDNPASFAENIFLRMVNYNYYYSLNAWLLLCPWWLCFDWSMGCVPLIKSATDWRMVWLLLLWCVLIGLISQALCSQDRQRRRTLTLGLVLLVVPFLPACNIFFRVGFVIAERVLYLSSAGYCLLLAYSVGHCCCRWSKYRKLLCVSVLALLCVFVARCALRSHQWRSEQSLFTSALSVCPFNAKVHYNVGKNLADRGNSTAAIAYYREAVRLHPTYVHAMNNLGNILKERNELIEAEQLLSKAVSIQPDFAAAWMNLGIVQNSLQKFEEAEQSYWNAIRFRKKYPDCYYNLGRLYADLNRHVDALNAWRNATVLKPDHSLAWNNMVILLDNTGNLGQAELIGREALKLLPNDHTIMFSLANVLGKLQKYKESEGFFLHALRINPNAASCHGNLAVLYHRWGKLELAKKHYELSLKLDPEAPGTRDNYNMLRRKLDQLKRPTP